A genomic stretch from Oreochromis niloticus isolate F11D_XX linkage group LG11, O_niloticus_UMD_NMBU, whole genome shotgun sequence includes:
- the LOC109204181 gene encoding serum amyloid P-component-like has product MLLVLLLVMLTSCTAIPQNLSNKIFTFPQETNTAHVRVTTSRQDLRAVTVCFRSFTDLKRVHSLFSLATPSASNNFLIFKEAPIGLFELCARNKASKVDGIAYKLNTWHSICSTWDSTSGLMQLWVDGVPSSRKFTSSGSNINGPIIIVLGQEQDTHGGGFDINQSFVGMMSDVHMWDYTLSPCEIQNYSNNRSFTPGNVLNWNAFEFQIVGRVLIENKQELCQ; this is encoded by the exons ATGCTGCTGGTGCTTCTACTGGTGATGCTGACATCGTGCACTGCCATTCCTCAaa atttgtcaaataaaatattcaccTTCCCACAAGAAACCAACACAGCTCATGTGAGGGTGACTACATCAAGACAAGATCTGAGAGCTGTAACCGTGTGTTTCAG GTCCTTTACTGACCTCAAAAGAGTCCATTCCTTGTTCTCTCTGGCTACACCCTCTGCTTCCAATAACTTCCTGATATTCAAGGAGGCTCCAATTGGTTTATTTGAACTGTGTGCCAGGAACAAAGCGAGTAAAGTTGATGGGATTGCCTACAAGTTGAACACATGGCATTCTATTTGTTCCACGTGGGACTCTACCTCTGGACTCATGCAGCTATGGGTCGATGGAGTCCCCTCAAGCAGAAAATTTACCAGCTCTGGATCCAACATCAATGGACCCATTATCATTGTCTTAGGACAG GAACAGGATACCCATGGTGGGGGATTTGACATCAATCAGTCCTTTGTTGGCATGATGTCCGATGTCCACATGTGGGACTACACCCTTTCCCCTTGCGAGATCCAGAACTACTCGAATAATCGGAGCTTCACGCCAGGCAATGTGCTGAACTGGAATGCGTTTGAGTTTCAGATTGTTGGAAGAGTgctgatagaaaacaaacaagagtTGTGTCAATAG
- the LOC109204096 gene encoding C-reactive protein codes for MFTFPEETDTAHVKLLTTKQDLSAVTVCLRSFTDLRRIHLIFSLATASAFNDFLLMKQAEGDLLYLWVRDKEAEFPLQDYKLNTCNSICSTWNGTSGLTHKDKVQGFGLRADLYSRECAELECSGFSGRVLIEDKQNC; via the exons ATGTTCACTTTCCCAGAAGAGACAGACACAGCTCATGTGAAGCTGttaacaacaaaacaagactTAAGTGCTGTAACTGTCTGTCTCAG GTCCTTTACAGACCTCAGAAGAATCCACTTAATTTTCTCTTTGGCAACGGCGTCTGCTTTCAATGACTTTCTGTTGATGAAACAAGCTGAAGGTGATTTGCTTTATTTGTGGGTCAGGGACAAAGAAGCTGAATTTCCATTGCAAGACTACAAGCTGAACACGTGCAACTCTATTTGTTCCACCTGGAATGGTACCTCTGGATTGACTCACAAAGACAAAGTTCAGGGATTTGGTCTGAGAG CGGACCTTTACTCCAGGGAATGTGCTGAACTGGAGTGCTCTGGATTTTCAGGAAGAGTGTTGATAGAAGACAAGCAAAACTGTTAA
- the LOC109204178 gene encoding serum amyloid P-component, whose translation MLLVLLLVMLTSCTAVPQNLANKIFIFPQQTSTAHVRVTTSRQDLRAVTVCFRSFTDLNRDHSLFSLATPSAINNFLIFKKAANGLFDLWARGKANKVEGIAYKLNTWHSICSTWDSTSGLMQLWVNGVPSSKKFTNSGSNINGPIIIVLGQEQDTHGGGFDIKQSFVGMMSDVHMWDHTLSPCDIQNYSNNRSFTPGNVLNWNAFEFQIVGRVLVENKQELCQ comes from the exons ATGTTGCTGGTGCTTCTACTGGTGATGCTGACATCGTGCACTGCAGTCCCTCaaa atttggcAAATAAAATATTCATCTTCCCACAACAAACCAGCACAGCTCATGTGAGGGTGACTACATCAAGACAAGATCTGAGAGCTGTAACCGTGTGTTTCag GTCCTTTACTGACCTCAATAGAGACCATTCCTTGTTCTCTCTGGCTACACCCTCTGCTATCAATAACTTCCTGATATTCAAGAAAGCTGCAAATGGCTTATTTGACCTGTGGGCCAGGGGCAAGGCGAATAAAGTTGAAGGGATTGCCTACAAGTTGAACACATGGCATTCTATTTGTTCTACGTGGGACTCTACCTCTGGACTCATGCAGCTGTGGGTCAATGGAGTCCCCTCAAGCAAAAAATTCACCAATTCTGGATCCAACATCAATGGACCCATTATCATTGTCTTAGGACAG GAACAGGATACCCATGGTGGGGGATTTGACATCAAACAGTCCTTTGTTGGCATGATGTCCGATGTCCACATGTGGGACCACACCCTTTCCCCCTGTGACATCCAGAACTACTCGAATAATCGGAGCTTCACGCCAGGCAATGTGCTGAACTGGAATGCGTTTGAGTTTCAGATTGTTGGAAGAGTGCTGgtagaaaacaaacaagagtTGTGTCAATAA
- the LOC109204179 gene encoding C-reactive protein gives MALLLLLVTLTTCAATPQDLASKMFTFPEETNTAHVKLLTTKQDLSAVTVCLRSFTDLLRGHVLFSLATSHAFHDFMIYKDTNDYFSLRARNKRAPFEFQGYKLNEWNAICSTWDATSGIIQLWVNGKPSSRKFVSSGSDIIGPMSIVLGQFPDSQGGGFLTYLSFIGMISDVHMWDSVLSPCEIQNYSNELSFTPGNVLNWNALDFQITGRVLLEDKQRIC, from the exons ATGGCGCTGCTGCTTTTACTGGTGACACTGACAACATGTGCTGCCACTCCTCAAG ACCTGGCAAGTAAAATGTTCACCTTCCCAGAAGAGACAAACACAGCTCACGTGAAGCTGTTAACAACAAAACAAGATTTAAGTGCTGTAACTGTCTGTCTCAG ATCCTTTACAGACCTTCTAAGAGGCCACGTTCTTTTCTCTTTGGCAACATCGCATGCTTTCCATGACTTTATGATATACAAAGATACAAATGATTACTTTTCACTCCGGGCCAGGAACAAAAGAGCTCCTTTTGAATTTCAAGGCTACAAGCTGAACGAGTGGAATGCAATTTGTTCCACTTGGGATGCTACATCTGGAATAATTCAGCTGTGGGTAAATGGAAAGCCTTCCAGCAGGAAATTCGTCAGCTCTGGATCCGACATCATTGGACCCATGTCTATTGTTTTAGGACAG TTTCCAGATTCCCAGGGTGGAGGATTTTTAACTTATCTGTCTTTTATTGGCATGATATCTGATGTCCACATGTGGGACTCCGTCCTTTCCCCCTGTGAGATCCAGAACTACTCCAATGAGCTGAGCTTCACTCCAGGGAATGTGCTGAACTGGAATGCTCTGGATTTTCAGATAACAGGAAGAGTGTTGTTAGAAGACAAGCAAAGGATCTGTTGA